GCCGATCGGGCCATAACCGCACCCTAAATCCAACAATTCCCCTGTCACCGCAGGTTCAGTAAAGGAATCAATGAGAAGCCGCGAACCATAATCTACTTCTTTTTTAGAAAAAACAGCGTGGTCCGTTGTAAACGTAAATTCATTCCCTCTCAAAGTAAAGGGCCAGCTTCTTTGTTCACTTTTTGCTTCCGTTTTTTTTGAATAATAATGTTCTGACATTCGAACACCTTCTTCACTGATTAATAGCCTCGACTATTGAAGGAAAAAGAAAGCCCGCCGATAATCAGCGAGCTTTACTTTGGAAAAGTGGATTACTTAAGTTCTACAGAAGCGCCTGCTTCTTCAAGCTTAGCTTTCAATTCTTCTGCTTCTTCTTTTGCAATGCCTTCTTTAACAGCGCCAGGAGCGTTATCAACTAGTTCTTTTGCGTCTTTAAGACCAAGACCAGTGATTTCGCGGACTGCTTTAACTACTTTAATTTTAGAGCTTCCAGCAGATTCAAGTACTACGTCAAATTCAGTTTGCTCAGCAGCTTCTTCTCCACCGCCTGCACCGCCGCCAGCAGCTACAGGTGCTGCAGCAGATACACCAAACTCTTCTTCAATTGCTTTTACTAAGTCGTTAAGCTCAAGAACGGACATCTCTTTAATCGCTTCAATAATTTGTTCATTAGACATGAGAAATTTCCTCCTTAAATATTTTAATTTTAAATCGCTGACTTACGCGCTTTCTTCCTCTTTTTTGTCTGCAATTGCTTTTGTTGCATAAGCAAAGTTGCGGATTGGTGCTTGTAGTACGCTGAGGAACATAGATACAAGCCCTTCGTAGTTTGGAAGGGTCGCAAGTTCGTTGATTTGCTCAAGTGTTGCCACTTGTCCTTCAACTACTCCACCTTTAATTTCAAGGCTTTCATGTTCTTTAGCAAAGCTGCCGAGGATCTTCGCAGGAGCTACCGCATCTTCTTCGTGGAAGGCAAGGGCAGTCGGTCCTACAAGGACTTCATTAAGTTCACTTAATTCCGCTTGCTCCGTTGCACGGCGAGTCATCGTGTTTTTGTACACTTTGAAGTCAACACCAGCTTCACGAAGCTGTTTACGAAGTTCAGTAACTTCAGCAACATTAAGACCACGGTAATCTACCAATACAGCAGATTTACTGTTACGGAACTTTTCTGCGATCTCGTCTACAACCTGCTTTTTCTGCTCAATAATTTTGCTCATTGTTCCACCTCCTATTGACCTTTCATCATACCGCCCGGTGTCATGCTTAAGTGAATGACCCAAAATAAAAGTACCTCCATGCAGACATGGAGGTACGTATGTTGTCAGAACAGGGTGTAAGCACGCTGTTCTGTTTATTCACACACCTCGGTAGGAAATTAAGCGTTGGACGCACCTACTGTCTACGGTATAACGTATTCATTTATTCAGCATTACTAATTATATAAAACCAGCAATGAGAAGTCAACAATTTTTATTTAACAAAATTAGAAACGTCTACTTTGATTCCAGGTCCCATTGTTGAGGAAACGGCAGCATTACGCATGTAAACCCCTTTAGATGCTTGAGGTTTCGCTTTGACTAAAGCGTCTGTAATTGCTTCGAAATTCTCAACTAGTTTTCCTTCATCAAACGAAGATTTCCCAATAGGAACGTGAATGTTAGCCGCTTTATCTACACGGTATTCGACTTTACCCGCTTTGATTTCATTAACAGCCTTTTCTACTTCAAACGTTACCGTCCCTGTTTTAGGGTTAGGCATAAGACCTTTTGGTCCTAAGACACGGCCAAGCTTACCAACTTCAGCCATCATATCTGGCGTGGCAACGACAACGTCGAAATCAAACCAGCCTTGGTTGATTTTATTGATAAGATCCTGATCGCCAACAAAGTCAGCACCTGCTGCCTCTGCTTCTTTCGCTTTATCCCCTTTAGCAAATACAAGAACACTCTGGGTTTTACCAGTACCGTGTGGAAGTACCATTGCTCCACGGATTTGCTGGTCAGCTTTCTTCGGGTCCACCCCTAGACGAAAGGCAGCTTCTACCGTTTCATCAAAATTTGCTTTTGCTGTTTCCTTAACAAGCTTAATTGCTTCTTGTACATCATAAGCTTTCGTACGATCAACAAGTGCTAATACTTCTTGTTGCTTTTTGCTTTTTTTAGCCATTTAAATTTCCTCCTTTGTGGTTTTAACGGATTTACCTCCCACGAATAAAGGTTGCGAACGAAGGAATTCTCCTGTTTCGCAACCTTTGACTCCTTAGAGTGACGCTGTGGGATTAGTCTTCAACTGTAATACCCATGCTGCGCGCTGTACCTTCAACCATGCGCATAGCAGCCTCAACGTCAGCAGCGTTTAAGTCAGGCATTTTTGTTTCGGCGATTTCACGTACTTGGTCGCGTTTAACAGAAGCAACCTTGTTACGGTTCGGTTCACCTGACGCTGTTTCAATACCTGCTGCTTTCTTAAGTAGAACTGCAGCTGGCGGAGTTTTCGTCACAAATGTAAATGAACGGTCTTCAAATACCGTAATTTCAACCGGAATAATCATACCAGCTTGATCTTGCGTACGAGCATTAAACTCCTTACAGAAGCCCATGATGTTAATTCCAGCTTGACCTAGTGCCGGTCCTACTGGTGGTGCTGGGTTCGCTTTACCTGCAGGAATCTGAAGTTTTACTAATTTAATAACTTTTTTAGCCACGAGACACACCTCCTTAAAGTCCGTGATGTGGTAATAGGGGTTAAACCCTCCCACTCATCGCAATATCCCTCAAGCACATTTGCCTGAGGCACATAAAGAACATAAGAATTCTATCATCTTTATTGTTTCAATGCAAGGGGAGAGATTATAATTCACAATTTTTCTATTTGTGAAAAATCCAATTCTACCGGAGTTTCCCGGCCAAACATATTCACGTGGACTTTCACTTTCTGTTTATCAAGGTCAATATGCTCGATAGTTCCAGTGAAATTCGCAAAAGGACCATCAACAACCTTAACACTTTCCTTCACTTCAAAGTCAACCTCAGTTTTCGGCTGTTCGTTCATTCCCATACGTTTCAATACCGTGTCCACTTCTTCAGGTAAGAGAGGGATAGGTTTGGAACCGGAACCTGTTGACCCAACAAACCCAGTCACTCCCGGCGTGTTTCGGACTACATACCAAGAATCATCCGTCATGATCATTTCAGCCAAAACGTAACCAGGGAACACCTTTTTCTTTGCAATCTTTCGCTTCCCGTTCTTAATTTCTGTTTCTTCATCTTCAGGCACCAATACGCGGAAGATCTTATCTTCCATGCCCATGGATTCCACGCGCTTTTCTAAATTGGCTCTAACTTTGTTTTCATAACCTGAATAGGTGTGAACAACATACCATCTTTTTTCCATTTACACAGGACAAGTGGCTTGCCCTTCCCTCCCTTGTGATCAAAATTTAAAAATTCGCCCAACATGAAAAAACCCGTACGACGGGTTTTTTAGTAAGTCTATTTACCAGTATAGCACAAAATACACTCTACTATTACTTAGAAATGAGTTCAAGTACTTCTGTTATTCCAAGATCAATGATTGCAAAGAATACAGCAACGAATGCTACAGTAGCTATAACGGTAATGGTGTAACGCGTAAGCTCCTGCCCTTTTGGCCAACTTACTTTACGCATCTCCCGTGCTACATTTTTGAAAAACTTAAACATACAAAACTAACCCCCAAACTTGTGCCTGTCGGCTTCATGCTCTATTTTGTTTCCCGATGGAGTGTATGAGTACCGCATTGTTTGCAATATTTACGAACTTCCAGCCGTTCAGATTGGTTCGTTCGGTTTATATAAGAACTGTAATTCCTGCTTAAACACTCTGTGCAGGCCAGGATCACTTTTTTTCGCATACGCTTGTCCCTCTCATAATCCGAGGTTTATTCACCCACATTAATGTAGCACTCTTCCATGTACCTGTCAATCCGGCATTTATAAAGTAATTTCGCTCACTTCCAAGTATTTCTCAAGCTTCCGTTTTACTCTTTGCAGGGCATTATCAATAGACTTCACATGCCTTTTTAATTCTTCTGAAATCTCTTGATAGGATTGTCCGTCTAAATAAAGCGCAAGCACTTTTTTCTCCAAATCGCTCAGCAATTCTGAAATTTTTTCTTCCATGTCGCCAAACTTTTCTTTGTTAACTATCAGTTCTTGCGGATCGATCGCTTTTGACCCCGCGATGACATCCAGCAGAGTCCGGTCCGATTCTTCATCATAAATTGGTTTATCCAAGGAAACGTAAGAATTCAATGGGATATGTTTCTGTCTAGTGGCGGTTTTAATAGCGGTTATAATTTGACGGGTGACACACAATTCTGCGAAGGCTTTAAATGAAGACAGCTTGTCCTCCTGATAATCACGAATAGCTTTATAAAGTCCGATCATTCCTTCTTGAACAATATCTTCTCGATCTGCACCAATAAGAAAATAAGTCCGAGCTTTAGCCCGCACAAAATTTTTGTACTTATTGATTAAATAATCCAGAGCCTGGATCTGCCCTTGATTAATCTTTTCGACGATCGCTTCATCGTCAAGTTTGCTAAGATCCGCCTCTTTGATGCTATTCTCAGTTTGACCGATGCTCACTCAGGATCCCCCCGACCGTGCTACCTAAATATAGCAATATTATACAGTAAGCGTTTCAGAAGCGTCAACAAGCTGTTTTGTTATTTATCCCCTCTTCTCCACTTTTCAAAGATGTCCCTCACTTCTTTTTTTATCGGTATTTTCGGCTGATATTGAACCTGATTTCTCGATTCTACATCTTTTTTTATTTGCTGTTCAATATTCTTCACTTCAATGTACAATTCTCTTGCCGATTTTCGAAAAGCTCCCTGGGCAAAAATCGTCCTTTGTTCTGCATAATCGGACGTAGCTACATAAACCTGGGTCCGTACGTCATTTAATTCGCCAGCGAGTTTTTCAATTCTTTCATCGGCGGTTTCATTTTCTTTCGTATAAATGATCTCGATTTTATTAGTCAGCTGTTTCTTAACTAACCCTCTGACATGATAGGCATCAAACACAACGATGATTCGACCGCCTGTATAGGATTGATATTCAGCAAGCATTTGGACCAATAAATCCCTCGCCTGACTGAGATCTTTTTCCTTTAATCGCTTGAGCTCCGGCCATGATCCAATCATGTTATACCCGTCAACAATTAAGACAATCATCCTTATTCCCCGAGCGGGTGCCGTTTACGATGTACTTCATACATCAGAAGAGCCGCTGCGACGGAAGCATTCAGCGAAGTCACATGTCCAGCCATCGGAAGACTGACAGTCCAATCGCATTTCTCTTTTGTGAGCCGACTCATCCCCCGTCCTTCGCTGCCAATTACTAATGCAATCGGCATCTTACCGTCCAGATTCCGGTAGTCTTCCGTTCCATCTGCGTCCGTGCCCACTACCCAAACGAACCGTTCTTTCAATTCTTCAATGGTTCTCGCCAAGTTAGTCACCCGGGCAACTGGAATATATTCGATTGCTCCTGTAGACGTTTTTGCTACCGTTGCTGTGAGCGCCACAGACCGTCTTTTAGGAATGATGACACCGTGAGCTCCGCTTGCATCCGCTGTCCTTAAAATAGACCCCAGGTTGTGAGGGTCCTCAATCTCATCACAAATAATAAAAAAAGGAGCCTCTCCTTTTTCTTCAGCTTTCGTAAATAAGTCATCGATATCGCTATATTCATAGGCAGCAACGGAGGCAGCGACTCCCTGGTGATTTCCATCTACCAGTTGATCAATTTTCTTCCTCGGTACTTTCTGAACCATGACTCCGCTTTCTTTCGCCAGCTGTTCAAGCTTTTTAAAAGCCTGGTGCTGAAGCTGATCGGAGGTAAATACTTTATTGATGGCCCTGCCGGACTTCAGCGCTTCCTGTACAGGGTTTTTGCCGATAATCCATTCATCCTTCATCTTGTCCACTCCCTTCTTCGACGAAATCAATAGCATGGTATATCAATGTCTCCAGCCGCTCCTGCTGCTGCGATAAATAAAGAAAACCCAGCACTGCTTCAAACCCTGTGGAGGAGCGGTAAGTTTGGACATTCGTGTTCTTTGGAACAGACCCGGACTTAGCGTTTCTCCCACGTCTAAATATGGCTTCTTCTTCATCCGTTAGCAGCTCTTTCTCCTGCCACCACTTGCTGACAGCCGCCTGCGAGACAGCGGAAACGAATTTCACAGCTGTCTCGTGAAGAAGCTGAGGCTTAATCTTCCCTGCAGCCAATAAATGTTCTCGCACATACAATTCATACACCGAATCACCCATATAAGCGAGGGCTAATGGTTTCATTTGCTTGACATCTGTAAGAAGCATTTCTTTCTTTACCCTCTTTTCCAACGCGTTCCTTGAGACGTATCTTCTAAAATAATATTCCGGTCTTTTAATTCGTCGCGAATTTGGTCAGCTCTTTCAAAATTGCGATCTTTCCTCGCTTGTTTTCGTTCAGCGATTAATGCTTCTATTTCTTCATCCAACAGTTCGGTCTGTTGTTCCAATTCAAGGCCAAGCACACTCGTGAGTTCAGTAAATAGTTCTAAATAAGCATCCAGCACCTTCGTTGTCGTCTGCTCGGATTGCAAATACAAATTGGCCGATTTTGTCAGGTCAAATAACACGGAGATGGCATTCGCTGTATTAAAATCATCGTCCATTTCCTGAATAAATTGCTGCTTGAATCGGATGATTTCTTCCAGCCACTGGCCTTGGCCATTTTTCACCAGATCCATACTCGCCTGTTTTCGGTATTTAATATTTTGAAAAGCATTTTGAATTCGCTCGAAACTGCTTTTTGCCCCTTTGAGAAGCTCATCGCTAAAGTTAATGGGATGGCGGTATTGAACACTGAGCATAAAAAAGCGGATCACTTGAGGATCGTGTTTCTTGACAAGGTCATGAGCCAATACAAAGTTGCCTAAGGATTTGGACATCTTTTCATTTTCAATATTAATATATCCATTGTGCATCCAGTACCGGGCAAACGCAGATCCGTTATGAGCTTCCGATTGGGCGATTTCATTCTCGTGATGAGGGAAAGTTAAATCCTGGCCTCCGGCGTGGATATCAATCGTATCTCCCAAGTATTTTTTTGCCATGGTTGAGCATTCAATGTGCCAGCCGGGACGTCCCTCTCCCCATGGGCTTTTCCAAGAAATCTCGCCGGGCTTTGCTTCTTTCCACAAAGTAAAATCGAGCGGATCCTCCTTTTTCTCACCGACTTCAATTCTGGCTCCTGTCCTTAATTCGTCGATGGACTGGTGGGAAAGCTTTCCGTAGGAATCGAATTTTCTCGTTCGAAAATATACATCCCCTTCAGCTTCATAGGCAAAACCTTTATCTACCAGACCTTGGATAAAAGAAATAATTTCGTCCATATTTTCTGTAACTCTAGGATGGTGAACCGCTTTTTTCACACCAAGTGCCCCTACGTCTTCCAGATAAGCGTCGATAAATCGGTTCGCTATATCCGGTACTTCCTCGCCCATTTCATTTGCAGCTTTAATGAGTTTGTCGTCGACATCGGTAAAATTTAATACGTATTCCACATCGTAGCCACGGTATTCAAAGTATCTGCGAACCGCATCAAAAACGATGGCAGGACGAGCGTTTCCTATATGAATATAATTATATACGGTTGGCCCGCACACATACATTTTTACTTTGCCGTCTTCTAACGGTTCGAATGGTTCTTTTGTTCTTGTTAACGTATTGTAAATGTTAATGGCCACTCTGTTTCACTCCTTTAGCTTCCTGAAGTTCTTTCTTTAACTGTTCGATTTGTGTTTCCAGCTCGTTCAGCCGGTCGTAAACAGGATCAGGCAGTTTGTGGTGATCCAAATCTTTTTGGCGGACTTTTTTTCCGTCCTGGACAACGACGTGTCCTGGAATGCCTACAACAGTGGAATTGTCCGGTACATCGTGTAATACGACGGACCCTGCTCCTACTTTTGAATTTTCCCCAATGGTGATCGATCCCAGCACTTTAGCTCCGGTAGCCACGAGGGAATTGTTCATTAAGGTTGGATGGCGTTTACCCTTTTCTTTCCCAGTACCGCCAAGCGTCACTCCCTGGAACAGAGTTACGTTATCACCGATCTCACAAGTTTCCCCGATTACAACTCCCATGCCGTGGTCAATGAAAAACCGTCTCCCTATTTTTGCACCTGGATGAATCTCTATTCCAGTTAAAAAACGACTGATCTGCGAGATCACCCGCGCCAGAAAAAAGAACTTTCGTTTGAAACAAGCATGGGCCACCCGATGTGCCCAAGTCGCATGCAATCCTGAATAAGTTAAGATGACTTCAAAATAGGATCTTGCAGCCGGATCTTGGTCAAAAACGACATCGACATCTTCCTTAAACATTTTAATCAGCCCCATACTCACTCCTCCTTTATAATTAAAAAACGCGCCTCTGTGCTCCTTGGCACAGAGACGCGTTTCGCGCGGTTCCACTCTGTTTGGGAAAAGTTGAATTCCCCACTCTCATGACCCTCGGTAACGGGAGGTTCCGCTTCAGCCTACTGTGTTCAGCTGAAGG
This Halobacillus salinarum DNA region includes the following protein-coding sequences:
- the rplL gene encoding 50S ribosomal protein L7/L12 yields the protein MSNEQIIEAIKEMSVLELNDLVKAIEEEFGVSAAAPVAAGGGAGGGEEAAEQTEFDVVLESAGSSKIKVVKAVREITGLGLKDAKELVDNAPGAVKEGIAKEEAEELKAKLEEAGASVELK
- the rplJ gene encoding 50S ribosomal protein L10 is translated as MSKIIEQKKQVVDEIAEKFRNSKSAVLVDYRGLNVAEVTELRKQLREAGVDFKVYKNTMTRRATEQAELSELNEVLVGPTALAFHEEDAVAPAKILGSFAKEHESLEIKGGVVEGQVATLEQINELATLPNYEGLVSMFLSVLQAPIRNFAYATKAIADKKEEESA
- the rplA gene encoding 50S ribosomal protein L1, giving the protein MAKKSKKQQEVLALVDRTKAYDVQEAIKLVKETAKANFDETVEAAFRLGVDPKKADQQIRGAMVLPHGTGKTQSVLVFAKGDKAKEAEAAGADFVGDQDLINKINQGWFDFDVVVATPDMMAEVGKLGRVLGPKGLMPNPKTGTVTFEVEKAVNEIKAGKVEYRVDKAANIHVPIGKSSFDEGKLVENFEAITDALVKAKPQASKGVYMRNAAVSSTMGPGIKVDVSNFVK
- the rplK gene encoding 50S ribosomal protein L11 codes for the protein MAKKVIKLVKLQIPAGKANPAPPVGPALGQAGINIMGFCKEFNARTQDQAGMIIPVEITVFEDRSFTFVTKTPPAAVLLKKAAGIETASGEPNRNKVASVKRDQVREIAETKMPDLNAADVEAAMRMVEGTARSMGITVED
- the nusG gene encoding transcription termination/antitermination protein NusG, which encodes MEKRWYVVHTYSGYENKVRANLEKRVESMGMEDKIFRVLVPEDEETEIKNGKRKIAKKKVFPGYVLAEMIMTDDSWYVVRNTPGVTGFVGSTGSGSKPIPLLPEEVDTVLKRMGMNEQPKTEVDFEVKESVKVVDGPFANFTGTIEHIDLDKQKVKVHVNMFGRETPVELDFSQIEKL
- the secE gene encoding preprotein translocase subunit SecE; the encoded protein is MFKFFKNVAREMRKVSWPKGQELTRYTITVIATVAFVAVFFAIIDLGITEVLELISK
- the rpmG gene encoding 50S ribosomal protein L33, producing the protein MRKKVILACTECLSRNYSSYINRTNQSERLEVRKYCKQCGTHTLHRETK
- the sigH gene encoding RNA polymerase sporulation sigma factor SigH, which gives rise to MSIGQTENSIKEADLSKLDDEAIVEKINQGQIQALDYLINKYKNFVRAKARTYFLIGADREDIVQEGMIGLYKAIRDYQEDKLSSFKAFAELCVTRQIITAIKTATRQKHIPLNSYVSLDKPIYDEESDRTLLDVIAGSKAIDPQELIVNKEKFGDMEEKISELLSDLEKKVLALYLDGQSYQEISEELKRHVKSIDNALQRVKRKLEKYLEVSEITL
- a CDS encoding NYN domain-containing protein; this encodes MIVLIVDGYNMIGSWPELKRLKEKDLSQARDLLVQMLAEYQSYTGGRIIVVFDAYHVRGLVKKQLTNKIEIIYTKENETADERIEKLAGELNDVRTQVYVATSDYAEQRTIFAQGAFRKSARELYIEVKNIEQQIKKDVESRNQVQYQPKIPIKKEVRDIFEKWRRGDK
- the rlmB gene encoding 23S rRNA (guanosine(2251)-2'-O)-methyltransferase RlmB, with the protein product MKDEWIIGKNPVQEALKSGRAINKVFTSDQLQHQAFKKLEQLAKESGVMVQKVPRKKIDQLVDGNHQGVAASVAAYEYSDIDDLFTKAEEKGEAPFFIICDEIEDPHNLGSILRTADASGAHGVIIPKRRSVALTATVAKTSTGAIEYIPVARVTNLARTIEELKERFVWVVGTDADGTEDYRNLDGKMPIALVIGSEGRGMSRLTKEKCDWTVSLPMAGHVTSLNASVAAALLMYEVHRKRHPLGE
- a CDS encoding Mini-ribonuclease 3, which encodes MKPLALAYMGDSVYELYVREHLLAAGKIKPQLLHETAVKFVSAVSQAAVSKWWQEKELLTDEEEAIFRRGRNAKSGSVPKNTNVQTYRSSTGFEAVLGFLYLSQQQERLETLIYHAIDFVEEGSGQDEG
- the cysS gene encoding cysteine--tRNA ligase; translation: MAINIYNTLTRTKEPFEPLEDGKVKMYVCGPTVYNYIHIGNARPAIVFDAVRRYFEYRGYDVEYVLNFTDVDDKLIKAANEMGEEVPDIANRFIDAYLEDVGALGVKKAVHHPRVTENMDEIISFIQGLVDKGFAYEAEGDVYFRTRKFDSYGKLSHQSIDELRTGARIEVGEKKEDPLDFTLWKEAKPGEISWKSPWGEGRPGWHIECSTMAKKYLGDTIDIHAGGQDLTFPHHENEIAQSEAHNGSAFARYWMHNGYINIENEKMSKSLGNFVLAHDLVKKHDPQVIRFFMLSVQYRHPINFSDELLKGAKSSFERIQNAFQNIKYRKQASMDLVKNGQGQWLEEIIRFKQQFIQEMDDDFNTANAISVLFDLTKSANLYLQSEQTTTKVLDAYLELFTELTSVLGLELEQQTELLDEEIEALIAERKQARKDRNFERADQIRDELKDRNIILEDTSQGTRWKRG
- the cysE gene encoding serine O-acetyltransferase, encoding MGLIKMFKEDVDVVFDQDPAARSYFEVILTYSGLHATWAHRVAHACFKRKFFFLARVISQISRFLTGIEIHPGAKIGRRFFIDHGMGVVIGETCEIGDNVTLFQGVTLGGTGKEKGKRHPTLMNNSLVATGAKVLGSITIGENSKVGAGSVVLHDVPDNSTVVGIPGHVVVQDGKKVRQKDLDHHKLPDPVYDRLNELETQIEQLKKELQEAKGVKQSGH